One Estrella lausannensis DNA window includes the following coding sequences:
- the hemF gene encoding oxygen-dependent coproporphyrinogen oxidase: MTAATERHAFLITFLKELREQIIQTFETLEPKARFEKKAWEHSGGGGGEIGLLRGDVFEKAAVNFSAVHGPVFPGPDGKGPFFATGVSLITHMKNPHAPTVHMNIRYIETEDRHWFGGGYDLTPMGFPYEEDARHFHDTAKGALDPYGADLYPSFSEKAKQYFYIPHRKKERGVGGIFFDHFNTGDFERDFSMWRNVGKTFTDAVMPIYQKRSKTPFSEEDRDIQASLRAHYVEFNLIYDRGTKFGFQSGGNPEAILCSMPPTAKW; this comes from the coding sequence ATGACTGCCGCCACAGAACGCCATGCTTTCCTGATTACTTTCTTAAAAGAGCTCCGGGAACAGATCATCCAAACTTTTGAGACACTCGAGCCGAAGGCACGGTTCGAGAAAAAAGCCTGGGAGCACTCCGGCGGCGGCGGTGGAGAGATCGGTCTTTTGCGAGGCGATGTATTTGAAAAAGCGGCAGTCAACTTCTCTGCCGTCCACGGCCCTGTCTTTCCGGGACCGGATGGCAAAGGCCCCTTCTTTGCCACCGGCGTCAGTCTGATCACACACATGAAAAACCCCCACGCTCCTACCGTTCACATGAATATCCGGTATATAGAGACGGAAGATCGACACTGGTTTGGAGGTGGTTATGACCTAACCCCGATGGGTTTTCCCTATGAAGAGGACGCCAGGCATTTCCATGACACTGCCAAAGGCGCCTTAGATCCCTATGGAGCGGATCTGTATCCCTCCTTTTCAGAGAAGGCAAAGCAATATTTCTATATTCCCCATCGCAAAAAAGAGCGGGGCGTCGGAGGAATTTTTTTCGATCACTTCAATACAGGTGATTTTGAAAGAGATTTCTCCATGTGGAGAAACGTGGGAAAAACCTTCACCGATGCAGTGATGCCCATTTACCAAAAAAGAAGCAAAACACCTTTTAGCGAGGAAGATCGAGATATACAAGCCTCTCTTCGAGCCCACTATGTCGAATTCAACCTTATTTATGACCGGGGAACAAAATTCGGTTTTCAATCGGGCGGCAACCCTGAAGCGATCCTCTGCTCCATGCCTCCTACAGCAAAGTGGTAG